The Quercus lobata isolate SW786 chromosome 9, ValleyOak3.0 Primary Assembly, whole genome shotgun sequence region CAAACAGCAATAGGGATAGCCCCCATGATTtttcattgtaaattttttttaaataaataaaaataattcctGAGCTGCTATAGcaataagaaaataattgcATAGCTAATTTTTATTTCCAATCATTCTTGCAGAAGCTGCTCAATCTTGCAACGTTATCTTGGACATAGTTGAATCTTCATTACCAGAAGGCTTGCCTGAAAACTTTGGTGGTGACTGTAAATTGCAGGAGACTCTAAACAAGGCTGTTGAGTTGCTTCCAGAATTATGGAAACTTGCTGATTCTCCACATGAAGCAATCTTGTCATACCGGCAGGCACTCCTCCTTAATTGGAATCTTGATGCAGTAACTACAGCTAAAATCCAAAAAGAGTTCGCCATCTTTCTTCTGTACTGCGGAAGTGAAGCAAGCCCCCCAAATCTCCGCTCCCAAATGGGCAGTTCATTTGTACCCAGAAACAATATAGAAGAGGCTATACTTCTGCTAATGATACTACTAAGGAAAGTTACTCTCAAGAGAATTGAGTGGGATCCATCAATCCTGGACCATCTTTCGTTTGCTCTATCTGTGGCAGGGGATTTGAGGGCTCTAGCTAATCAGCTGGAAGAATTGCTTCCTGGATTAATTGACTGGAAAGAAAGGTACAGTACTTTGGCTTTCTGTTATTATGGAGCAGGGGAGGACTTGGTTGCTTTGAATTTACTTAGAAAACTGTTGAGTAGAAATGTGGATCCAAAATGTGTTCCAGCTTTATTAATGGCCTCAAAGATTTGTGGGGAAAACCCTGATCTTGCAGAAGAAGGTACAAGTTTTGCTTGCAGAGCCCTTGAAAGTTTGGATGTTGGATGCAATCAATTGGAAAGTACTGCCAGATGTTTATTGGGTGTCTCACTTTCAGCACATTCTAAATTAGCTGTTTCGGATTCAGAGAAGGTCACAAGACAATCTGAGGCAGCTCAGTCCCTGGAAACTGCTGGGAGAATTACTAGAATGAGTGACCCCAATATTCTTTACCATCTTAGCTTAGAAAATGCTGAGCAGAGGAAGTTGGATACTGCAGTTCGTTATGCAAAGCGCTTGCTAAAACTGGAAGCTGGGTCTAATATCAAAGGGTGGTTATTGTTGGCCCGGATA contains the following coding sequences:
- the LOC115960173 gene encoding protein NPGR2 isoform X2, whose protein sequence is MRSKHRIGRRRKVEIRRKFGKIMKCLCSGKQFGAVDEMVPSSESLTTKDRSDSGCSSKASEVGKKLDTGNIEEAESSLRESGCLNYEEARALLGRYEYQKGNIEAALHVFEGIDIAAVTPKIKITLAKREHRKRHSQNFAPPPMSIHAVSLLLEAIFLKAKSLQGLGRFKEAAQSCNVILDIVESSLPEGLPENFGGDCKLQETLNKAVELLPELWKLADSPHEAILSYRQALLLNWNLDAVTTAKIQKEFAIFLLYCGSEASPPNLRSQMGSSFVPRNNIEEAILLLMILLRKVTLKRIEWDPSILDHLSFALSVAGDLRALANQLEELLPGLIDWKERYSTLAFCYYGAGEDLVALNLLRKLLSRNVDPKCVPALLMASKICGENPDLAEEGTSFACRALESLDVGCNQLESTARCLLGVSLSAHSKLAVSDSEKVTRQSEAAQSLETAGRITRMSDPNILYHLSLENAEQRKLDTAVRYAKRLLKLEAGSNIKGWLLLARILSAQKRFMEAETVINAALDQTGKWDQGELLQTKAKLQIAQGRLKGAIETYTQLLAVLHIQRKSFGSGKKLLKIKCFPASYLFCNIYDRAAELLRVWNWKYGMILLLST